Below is a window of Campylobacter canadensis DNA.
AAATTAACTCAAAAAACAAAAGACTTAGTAGGTATTGTAATAGTTGATGAAAGTATGGATTTAATGGCGCTTACAAGCAGTGGCAAGATGATAAGAACCGATATGCAAAGCATTAGAAAAGCAGGACGCAACACAAGCGGAGTAATAGTTGTAAATGTTGGTTCTGATGAAGTTGTAAGCATTGCAAAATGCCCTAAAGAAGAAGACGAAGAAGACGAAGAAATCATTCAAGAAAATGATTTAGGTTTAAACGAATAATTTATGCTTAGTATAATCTTACTAGCAGTAGCTTTAAGTATCGATGCTTGTATCGTTGCTTTTAGCTACTCTCTTACTCTTAATAAAAATTTAATTAAAAATGCCTTTATTTTTTCATTTTCTTCTGCTTTTTTTCAAGCCTTTATGCCTATTGTTGGTTTTTTTATAATGTATTATTTTGGCTTAAAATTCATTGAACTTGCAAAAAAAATAGACCATTTTATAGTATTTTTTATTTTTTTATTTTTAGGAATAAAAATTATAAAAGACGCTTTTAAAAATGAAACAATACAAATTGAAAAAAACCTTAGTTTTAAAATAGTATTTAGCTTAAGCGTAGCAACAAGTCTTGATGCTCTTGCTGCTGGAGTGCTAATATTTTCAAGCAAACTTGATATATTAGACTGTATATTTATAATTTTTGTAATTACTTTTGTATTATGCTTTATGTCATTTTGCATTGCAAAAAGTATTAAATTAAACATAAAGCTACTACAAATAATATCTGCAATTATAATAATATTAATTGGCTTTAAAATTCTAATTGAACATACAATTAAACATATTTAATTGTATGTTTTTTTGTTTAAATAAAAATTATACTAAGCATACTTACAATAATTGCTACAAAAACAGGTAAAGAATTTCTTTTTACAAGCTTAAAGGCATTAACATTTGCAAGAGAACTTACGATAATAATTACTGCTGCAACTGGGCTTAGCAGTCTTCCTAAACTAGCAGCATTTTGCATTGAATGTAGCATTATTAGCGCATCAGCATTTATAGCGTTTGCAAATTGCGGAATTATTGGTGCAAAAGAATACACAATCGCAACCCCACTTCCAGTTGCAAAACTAAGCAAAATAATAATTATAGAAACTCCTAAAGTTACCACACTCGCACTAAGTCCTAAAGAACTTACCAAACTTGTAAAAGCATCAATCAAACCAGTGCAAGTAATACCATAAGCAAAAACCTTAGCAGCGCTAATTAATGTTACTGTAATTGCAAACATTCTGCCCATTCCATCAAAAAATATTTGAATACTAGCAGCCACTTCTTTATAATTTTTGTATCTTATAAATTCACAACACATTGCAATAAAAAAGCTTAAAAGCATTGCAGTTACAATATCTATTTTAATTTTTATACCTAATTTATAAATTCCATATTGAGAAAAAAATAAAATAAAAAATAAAGGTAAAATAGGCAATAAAACATAATATTTTGGTGCAATATTTTCATTTTTTTGCTCTTCTTCTATGTAAATATCAGTGCTTTTATCTTTTTTATCAAGATGTTTTTGCCAAAAATAATGCGCTATAGTTGCAAAAACCCCGCAAAACGCATAAACTGGCAATTGATGTTCTACAAATAATTGCTCAATAGAAATATCAGCGTATTTTGAAACAACCAAAGAAGTAGCAGCTGCAGGTCCAATGTCTAATAAATGCCCACTAGCAACTACACTAGCTGCTGCTAAAGCACTAACGCCTAATCTTCTTAAAATTGGAAAAATAGTAACCATAGTTAAGGTTGCTAAAGCACTTGCTGATTGTATTGCTAAAGATAAAATCATACAAATGCTAAAACCAAGCGCACAAACAATATAAGGAGCATTTAAGCTTTTTAAAGGTCTTGTTAGCAACATAACCATTCTAGTGCTTGCACCAATCATGTCCATATATTTTGCAAAACCAGCTCCGCACATAATAGTTAATCCAAGAGTACTTAAATCTTTAGCTAAAGTGTGTCTTATATAAGCAAACATATCTAAAATAGCACTATTTGTACTTTGCTTTTCGTTAAGAAATTGCGTATTTAAACCTGTTATATATGAATAAAACATTAAAACAAGTCCAGCAAACAATAAAATACTTTGTGCCTTTACCTTCTTTATGATTAAATAAATACTAAAACTCATTACAAAAAGTGTAAAAACAATATGAAATATCATTGTTTATCCTTTTTAAGCATTTGCTCTAAAATAACCACATCAGTTTGTGCCATTCCATATCTTGCAACATTACAAATTGCATCAACTGTATTTTGTAAATTATTTTTAATAATCCCATCATTAAAATTAAAATTATTATTGCTTTTTGCCTGCTCGTATGCTAAAAATGCACTATTTAAAGCACTTGCGATTTTTGCAGCACAAGAAGCTTTTGCTCCATCACAAAATATACCAGAAGAAATCGCTAAAGAATTTATAAGGCATCGCTCAATTACTTTTTTATCTTGCTTATCAAGCATTGCTATAGCACAAATTGCAGCACTAGCAGCACTTACAACTCCACAATATGCGCTTAATTTTCCTATTTTACTTTTTAAATAAAGTGTAATTAAATTGCTAAAGGCTAGTGCTTTTATTAATTCATCTTCACTTGCATTTATTTTTTTAGCATGTAAATACACAGGAACACTAGCGCAAATACCTTGATTACCGCTACCTGAAACTATCATAACGCTTAAAGCACTGCCGCTCATTCTTGCATCGCTTCCTGCACAAGCATAAGCTAAAGATTCGTTTTTAGTGCTTGAAAGCATTAGTTTTCCAATATTTGCTCCGTAATTATTTTTTATACCTTCTTGTGCAATTTTGTAATTTAGCTCATATTGTTCTTTTAGCAAGTCTTTAACATTGTCTAAATTTGCAAGCTTACAATAAGTATAAATATCATCAAAATCAAGCCTATATTCTTCTTCAACACTATTTTTATAAGTATCAATTAAAAGCTTATCATTTAGGCTAAGATACGCTATATTTGTATGCTCATTTACTATTATTATTTGAGCTTTGTTATTTTTTGTATAAGCTATGATTTTGATAAAAAGATTAGGAACCCCTACTTCTAAATTCACAGTAATTTTTTTACATAAATCATCTATTTGCTCTATATCTTCATCTTTTACATTTTTAAGCAATTCTAATTTATCTTCATATTTTTTTACAATGTAACCAATTGCAGCAGCTACTTCTATTCCTTTTTTATAATTAGTATTTGGAATTACAACACTATTTACATTTTTAATAATATTTGAAGAGCAAAATAATTGCATTTGCTCTAAATCTTCATTTAATAAAGAAGAAATTCTTGCAGCAGCGTAAGCTAAAGCTATTGGTTCTGTGCAGCCGTATGATTTTAATAATTCATTTTTTAAAAGTTTTTCATAATTCATAAGATGAAATCTCCTTTATGCAAAAATCAATACTTTCTTCATTTACAGGGTAACGAATAACACAAGATGGGGCTAAAATCAATCGTCCTTTATAACTATCATTTATAGTATGTTTAATATTTTCTTTTAAAAGAGTAAAATTATTATTAGTAATATTAGACCTTGCAATACCAGCAACTAAGATATAATCACTTTCTTGCATAATTTGTCTAATGCTTACATTGCAATCATATGCGTGATAAGATAAAGCAGCTACATTGTATTTATTACATAAAGAAAAATAAATATCATCTCCGTGTAAATGAATAATATTAAAGAATTTATTTTTATCAAAATGATTTAGAATGTAATTATTAAACTGTGCTGAAAACTGCACATATTCATCACTGCTTAATAAATGTTTTTGTGCCATCTGCTCTGCAAAAAATACACCAGCACAACCAATATTTATACATTCTAAAGAATGCTTTAATACTACCTTGCTAATTTTTTCTAAGGCACTTAAAACCTTTTTTGGAGCTATTTTAATATGCTCTAAAACAAGATTATTAGATATCTTTGCAGCTATTGTTAAAGGGCTAAATTGTGTAGCTAAAATTGGTGTTTTATCATCTTTAAGCAGTGCTTTTAGTATTTTTAAAGACTGCAATTCTCTACTTAAAGTAGGACTAGAAAATATATCAATTTCATTAATCTTATCCCAGTCATCAACGCTATTTACAAAGGCTTTTGTTATTTTTGCAACGCCACCTTCTTTTATTTTTGAAAAATCACAAAGACAATCAAAAGCCTGAGCGTAAAACATTCCATTAGGCATACTTTTTATAAAAGCAAGATTATATCTTTTATAAAACTCATAAGTTTTTAAAGCTAGCATTTGTGCATCCAAATCACATTCTGGCAAATGTGTCCAAAAAGAATACAATAATTTATTTTCAATATTTTTCATAAATTCTTGCATTAATTCCTCCTTAATTAAAAATTAATGCAAAGCATTCTACCCCCCCCCCTAGCTTAAAAAAATATTAAAAAATAAAATTAATTAAAAATTTTGCACCATAAAGCAAGTTAAACACAAGCAAATATTTCTATTTTTTAATAGATGAAAATATAAAAACTAATTTAAATAAAATGAATAAAGCAAGCAAAAAGAAATATGCTTAATAGTAAGTAAA
It encodes the following:
- a CDS encoding manganese efflux pump MntP family protein codes for the protein MLSIILLAVALSIDACIVAFSYSLTLNKNLIKNAFIFSFSSAFFQAFMPIVGFFIMYYFGLKFIELAKKIDHFIVFFIFLFLGIKIIKDAFKNETIQIEKNLSFKIVFSLSVATSLDALAAGVLIFSSKLDILDCIFIIFVITFVLCFMSFCIAKSIKLNIKLLQIISAIIIILIGFKILIEHTIKHI
- the dcuC gene encoding C4-dicarboxylate transporter DcuC; amino-acid sequence: MIFHIVFTLFVMSFSIYLIIKKVKAQSILLFAGLVLMFYSYITGLNTQFLNEKQSTNSAILDMFAYIRHTLAKDLSTLGLTIMCGAGFAKYMDMIGASTRMVMLLTRPLKSLNAPYIVCALGFSICMILSLAIQSASALATLTMVTIFPILRRLGVSALAAASVVASGHLLDIGPAAATSLVVSKYADISIEQLFVEHQLPVYAFCGVFATIAHYFWQKHLDKKDKSTDIYIEEEQKNENIAPKYYVLLPILPLFFILFFSQYGIYKLGIKIKIDIVTAMLLSFFIAMCCEFIRYKNYKEVAASIQIFFDGMGRMFAITVTLISAAKVFAYGITCTGLIDAFTSLVSSLGLSASVVTLGVSIIIILLSFATGSGVAIVYSFAPIIPQFANAINADALIMLHSMQNAASLGRLLSPVAAVIIIVSSLANVNAFKLVKRNSLPVFVAIIVSMLSIIFI
- a CDS encoding uroporphyrinogen decarboxylase family protein, producing the protein MQEFMKNIENKLLYSFWTHLPECDLDAQMLALKTYEFYKRYNLAFIKSMPNGMFYAQAFDCLCDFSKIKEGGVAKITKAFVNSVDDWDKINEIDIFSSPTLSRELQSLKILKALLKDDKTPILATQFSPLTIAAKISNNLVLEHIKIAPKKVLSALEKISKVVLKHSLECINIGCAGVFFAEQMAQKHLLSSDEYVQFSAQFNNYILNHFDKNKFFNIIHLHGDDIYFSLCNKYNVAALSYHAYDCNVSIRQIMQESDYILVAGIARSNITNNNFTLLKENIKHTINDSYKGRLILAPSCVIRYPVNEESIDFCIKEISSYEL
- a CDS encoding serine dehydratase subunit alpha family protein, which produces MNYEKLLKNELLKSYGCTEPIALAYAAARISSLLNEDLEQMQLFCSSNIIKNVNSVVIPNTNYKKGIEVAAAIGYIVKKYEDKLELLKNVKDEDIEQIDDLCKKITVNLEVGVPNLFIKIIAYTKNNKAQIIIVNEHTNIAYLSLNDKLLIDTYKNSVEEEYRLDFDDIYTYCKLANLDNVKDLLKEQYELNYKIAQEGIKNNYGANIGKLMLSSTKNESLAYACAGSDARMSGSALSVMIVSGSGNQGICASVPVYLHAKKINASEDELIKALAFSNLITLYLKSKIGKLSAYCGVVSAASAAICAIAMLDKQDKKVIERCLINSLAISSGIFCDGAKASCAAKIASALNSAFLAYEQAKSNNNFNFNDGIIKNNLQNTVDAICNVARYGMAQTDVVILEQMLKKDKQ